The Rhodococcus sp. B50 DNA window CACGGTCACGACCGTGTCGGCGTTGTCACGGAACCGGTGACGGTCTCACACCGCAACCTTCCGCCGTCGTTGCCTCGTGTACATCTCGCGCTCGGTCTCGGACATGCCGCCCCAGATCCCGTACGGTTCGGCGACGGCCAGAGCATGGTCGCGGCAGCGGGCCAGTACAGGGCAGGTGCGGCACAGCTCCTTCGCGCGGTTCTCCCGCTGGGCACGGGCGCGACCGCGCTCACCGTCGGGGTGGAAGAACACCGAGGAGTCCACACCACGACACTTGCCGTGCATCTGCCAATCCCAGAGGTCGGCGTTGGGGCCGGGCAGTGTGTGTGGTGCAGGCATGTGGCACTCCTTTGCAGCAAGCTCG harbors:
- a CDS encoding WhiB family transcriptional regulator, with product MPAPHTLPGPNADLWDWQMHGKCRGVDSSVFFHPDGERGRARAQRENRAKELCRTCPVLARCRDHALAVAEPYGIWGGMSETEREMYTRQRRRKVAV